In Diabrotica undecimpunctata isolate CICGRU unplaced genomic scaffold, icDiaUnde3 ctg00003269.1, whole genome shotgun sequence, the DNA window aattttgaaaagggtaggcgaaatacagcaaccctgctttagtcctttcgtgaccttaaatccttcagatatccatgatccagttttaatttttgcagtcgttccattatacagactttggactgctttgatgagaccatgcttaatgttggtttgctgtagggttgaccatagtttacttaggggtatactgtcatatgctttttgtaagtctacgtacatcaggtgaacttctttattgacggctgttttttttttcaataacttgcgtaatagagtacaggtggtctactgtggatcgcccagctctaaaaccagcttgttcctctgcttcgtaatctctatagtcattttctattttgttcttaataagtttcccatacatcctacttattgtgctgtttaccgcaattcctctgtaattttcacactgatccttgctgcccttcacataataaaataacaacaataacaataaaatttcacATATGTTAATATGAAGAGTGtaataacataacaaaaaaaaaattaggctAGTAGCAACACCTCCTCTTATTTAACCACAAAACTTATTGAATGGCATAATATTGTTATATTTGGGCATTAATTGAATGTCTGTTTTTAGTGTAAATTAGAAACAATGAGTGACCAAGAGCAGTCCCCAGTTGAATCTACCCAACCCAATCAATTAACTCCTCAAGAATTAGAGAAACAAGAGGAGGCTAAACTTAAAGCCAAATTCAACATTCCTTCAGGTTTGGGACCAGGTTTAAAAGCAAGTGGGCACTCTGCTTTTTTACAAAAGCGGCTGTCAAAGGGACAAAAATTTTTTGATTCTGGAGATTATCAAATGGCAAAACAAAAGTTTGGCAATATTTCTAACAAAGCAGGACTCCAGTTGCCAGGCCCAACACAGTTTGTAGGCACAGGTGATGCCATCCCCACTCCTGAAACAGTTCCTATAAGAAAAACTTCCATAGTTCAACcttcaaaatttaataatatcaGTTAGAATAGACTGATGCTTTATATCTGTAGCATTTAAGGTTGGTTATGTATTATAAGAATAATTTTGTTGTCCCAATGAACAGTCATTTTGTACAATTAAACTAAAACATGctgttttatttgtaataatagaTTATTTGTTAATATTCAAATTTTAGATAATAGCTGGAACTGCTTTGTTATCTTTGATACATTAATCTTACATATATTCATGAAATATATTACATAAAttcgtttttataaattttgtgactgattttacaaatgttttattttttcagaaaaatgtaTTCTGTGACATTATATTTTGGTAGTTCATTATGTTTTATAATGATTTAAAAGATAGCTTGGTTTTAgctgttatttaaaaattttgattcTACAATAGTTAATGAAGAAAACAATTCGAAACAATAAGATGATAAAAGTGTAAAAGACAACATATGTTTTATTAAATGAAGCGTTTGGACGAATAATGGTCTAGTGAGTGAAAATGTAATATGGAACGTTATTCCACAAATAAAGGTAAAAatcgttttttaaataattttattaacacaaattattatatttatatgtatttatataacatgtgatataaaattaaattatattataattattatatataattctataagtaggtattttttaaataaacgaaaaaacagaaaactattATGCAAAACAAACAGAAATCAGTTCGTTCACTTTAGCTTCTGCAATAACGTATTTCCAATCAAGGGATACATGCACCTTTGCACTTCTCTTTGCTTTCTCGATTAATGCAAAATCTCGATCACAAGGTAAAAAGCTCTGACCCGAGTAGAAAAACTTTTTGTTAATCTGTAGCTGGTGTTATTTTGCCctgatttttattattattatttttacaatgaaCCTGATGGTTCATTGTAACATACTTGATCATGCAAGATGCTCTTTCTGTAGACCCTCTTCCTGCGATACATTGATATCATAAGTTCATTACCGCTTTGCTAGTTCTCATATTATATGCAGCAAAGTTGTAGCAGCTAAGTTGCCTTTGGTAGAAGATATCTGAGTGGGACAATGATGGGCAAAATAGAACCTGCTGCACATCAACACAAAGGATGACAGTAGATTAGTTACTGTTAGAAGTTAAGAATATGGTTCATTGTAACATACTTGACCATGCAAGATGCTCTTTCTGTAGACCCTCTTCCTGCGATACATTGATATCATAAGTTCATTACCGCTTTGCTAGTTGTCATATTATATGCAGCAAAGTTGTAGCAGCTAAGTTGCCTTTGGTAGAAGATATCTGAGTGGGACAATGACGGGCAAAATAGAACCTGCTGCACATCAACACAAAGGATGACAGTAGATAAGTTACTTGCTTTAGATTTAACTATCTCCGTTTTAAGTTCTTGATATCCCAAAGAGGCTTTAATTTGATGTAAGTCACTTTCCAGCTGTATTTTCTTCCTGTCATCTTCTGATTTTGCAGAACTCAATTGTATATGGAGGTCATCGCATATTTTACTTGTATCTGATCTAGGAGCGCCAAAACGCAAATTTGCTTGAAAACTGTATTATAAAACGTTTTACTCAGAGCAACATTAGGATTTGCATTTTTGACAAATTTCGATTAGGACTCAAGTATTCTTTCTGTGTTTTACTTCGAGAATAGTGTGATTCTTGCCTTGGAAATTTGGTGATATGTTACATAACCAAGTTTCTACTCTCGTGTAGAATCGCCTTTGGCCTATTATGATGCTTGCCTCTCTGATCTATAGAAATATGAACACCAAGTTTAAGTTTGTCTTGTATAGTTTGAATTCGTCTATGGGTGATTTTGAAAACGTCGAATAACATACATAGTTTTGCATACTTTCTTGTTATTAATAAAGTATGTGAATGAACATAACTTTACCGAAGTGCCAGCTGTTTTTAcagctcttcttctttttggctCTTTCATTCTGATACATTTTGTTAAAAACACCGACTGCTCACCGTACGAATGTAAATACAAGAACTTGAAGAGATCCTTTCTCATGGGAAGGGTGAAATGTGAACACATTTGCTTATAAATTTGCAGCATATGTTTACCttaaacaaataacataaaattaataaatctaTATAGAGACGAATGgaaaattagtattttttaaataatcattttgtagtaaaacgaaaaagaaaaacaaagttttatttttaatattattttaattttaataaaataaaactttcacttgtattatttttttcttatttctactTTCATCAGTAGGAGTTGTCTTAGCAGGAACTAATATTTTCGTCTTCCTTGTCGTGTATGCCAGACCCGAATCTCTGCGATTTTTTCTAGAGACATCCTTCCAAGTTTCTATATTTATTTGCCTGGTATTTCTTTCTGATTTATTTAGTCTACGAATATCAGTAGGTGAAAACTGAACATTCTTGGTTTGTTCTACCTCGTTTTCGTTCATAATGTAATAAAACTGCACAGACTACAACCTAAACAATACTACAATGTACAGAGACGATAGCTATTCGCACAACAGAACCACACAACAGAATGATTTGTTGATTCGGTACAGTCGAAGCACGCTTGAAGTTGATGTTACATAGACCGTTGTTccaacttaaaaatatattttcacaCTCTCAATATTGGTATACTCGCCCCATCTGTTGGTATATTAACAAACCATAATATTTAGTGGAATCTACACATTTCATAGACCGTTATTCAAACCAAAACTAGATTTCTGATAATTTGTAACATAGACCGTTATTCGTCCGAACGCTTCAAATAATAAATCTCAAACATTAATAGTTAATCTACAAAAGATGCTGAAGAAAAtcggttttaatatttttaaaaaggttACTCCAAAGTTAGAACTTAGTATTTTAACATTGATACCAATAGACGAGAATCCATTTTTATCCCTAAATCCAGAACCGGCGTTGTCGAATATTTTAACACTCATGGAATTGCGAAGGTCTTCTCATCAACAGTACAAATTCATCTTTTATTATTgtaaagttaattttattaaatgggGAAATATAATCACGATGGGTAAGAAAGGAATTTTCTGATGATTGGATGGCTAAAGGAATGTAatgcaataatttttaaatcatgtCATTTCACGGAATTACTCCATGCAGTGGATAAATCTTCGCCTCTTTGGGGTTAACTCCGCGCATAATTAAAATCGCTAcaaacgtttatttttttattaaatattgttatacATTGGAGCAGTCTGCGTGTACCCATCCAGAATACAGCGTGCAGCTGTACCATAGTTCATTATCTTTACCAAATTCCCCGCATATAACACAAATGTTTTCCGTAGAATTGACATCTACATCATCAAGTTCATCATCGTCGcaaattatttgtttttcattAAATGATTCTTTCGTAGTTAACTGTCATCAAATTTTACTTttcatatatttaattttttggtttttgggGTTCCcatactttttatatttttattttataaaacatttttgtattttatcttTGAACTGAAGCCGCAATTTTTATGTTGTTTAGTTATCATTTTCTTCTGCCTTTTTTCTTATCAGCTGAGATGACTCTGTGTATTGAGAAATTACGCTGAACAATTATGAGTGTTTAGGATTTTTGGGAAATGACTGGGAACAACCATTAGATAATGATTGAGAGTGAATATGAGATGGACCAGAAACCGCTGGAAACCCACTAACGTCTTCACCTTCTTTATCGATTATGTGCGGTTGAACATATTCCTCTGATAAAATCGGAGCAAATTCTTCATTTGATTTACCTAATTCATTGTGGAACTTATCTGAACCCAACGGAAAAATTTCCGCAACTTTAAAACCAGATATggctttatttaaatatttcagctAATTTATAGTGAGTTATTTTTTCAAACGGATGTGCTCTCATGTATATGTCACACTGTTTGTTATACCTAGGCTTTTTTGTGGGGAGCATAAAATGCCAAATTTACAACACAATGCCATTGTTTTTGCACAAATCATATTATGCCAATGATATATAGCTGGAATGATTGTCTAGAATTAAGACTACCGGTTCTTCTTTGGATGGTTTTGCATGGTGTTGAAAATGTTTTAGCCACTCCGTAAATAGCGCTTCATTTATCCAGCCATTATCTGAACATCTATAGAAATCACCTCCTGGGCCATTTCTTTGGGAGTTCTTCAGTCATTATTTTCCTGGGAAAATGAACATTGGTGGTACATAAGACCCTGAAGCACTGAATGAACAAGGAATAGTGATCGTTTTACCTCTACTCGTTTTCGGCCTTTTTCTTCCAATATATTTACTGGCTTTAGTGGTAATACCGGTCTCATCGGTATTATAAATACGGTCTTgagtaaatttatatttattgataagttttaacattattaaaaaagaatttaacttCTACCAAATTGGATGCGGTAATTCTATTAAGACTTGTAGCTTCAGGCTGGCGTAACTTGATCTGTGGATTTCGCTTCTTGAATAGTGCTAACCAATTTCTTCCTGCCCTTTTTTTCTacattaaaaacatgttttatattatttttctcgGCGTAGGTGAACGCAAGTCTCGTTTACCTGGAGATAAACCAAAAaacattttggataattttaaaatgtactcCTTCAATTCTGCTTCCTGTTTTTTTGGGTCTGCAATCTCGTATATAAAAACTGGTATATTTAGTAAACAACTTAATTTATTTTTCGTCCAGATCGCACAGCTTCTATTGCAGCTATTAATTGATGTTCTTCATAGCTGGATTTATTGCTTTTTTATGGTAAACTCTTGACATCTGAAATTTAAAATACTACTACATTTCATATGGGGTAAATCCGCTCTGCGTTAAATTACCCTACTCCTATTGCGCGGAATTACCCAAAACGTATTTGTGTCGTTCCAAATTAAATACTTGATGTTTATTGAAGATACACCAATGGAAATTATATGTAAATGAtgtaaattataaaaactatgtaTAGTTTAGAGAAAATACCGTATTTACCGTAGCAAATATTAACTATAAAATTCGTAACTTACGTCGAATAATTGCAGTTGCACATTTATCTATGAAAGTTCATCTCACTCTTTGCAAGTTCATAACATACTAAATTTTGTGCGCACTGTCTCGACTTGCGTCTCGGGACAGTCAGTGCGGAGCCACGACTACAAGCGTTTATAGGCGATTCCAACCGGCGTTTTGAATACGTGTTCGATGTTTTGAATATTTCGACGTCTCAAACAAAAACTAACATTCATATTGAGCAGTTTAGAATTGAACTATTTTGGACAGGCTTAAAATTCAACAAtgtttagaatgttttgcaattAAAACAAGAttagtattatattattattaattcatgAATATACTTAAAGGTTAAATATGTATAACCCTTACACTCTCGAAACAATGTAAGTTGACATATAAAGTTGTTCAGTCTATTTTTCAGTTTATATGGGAACAAAGagatatactatttttttttcagaattttgCTATGTCACTTTGACAGATTTTATTGATACTCACGATTGTGTTTCCCAGGAGTATATGCATGACATGCACAATTGTGTGACTGACACATTTGTGAGTATTGGGAGTGTATGACTACCCCCCCCTAGAAAACAAAACCAATAAACTATAACATTTTACAACCTTTATTAGTAATATTAAGTACACACATTGTCATTTATTACAAATGTTAATAACTAGTTTATTTTTAACACATTATTTGTTGTGTaagttaaaaaaacaattttgattttttttcataCAGAGATAAACTTTACATTTGCTGCATGAAACTCTTGACCTACTCTTGCAGGATTCCAATCTGcaatataaaggattttttagaTCTTCCAAGGCCATAAGTGATTAAAACCATCCTATTTTTTGTCAGTGCAAGGTAAAGGTGACGGTCTCATTTTCTTTGGACGAGGGTCTTCATGTTGATCTTCGGTGTCCCCGTTTTCTGTATTTGGACTTTTCGTTCCACATAACAAATAATCTGCTAGTTCTAAGCGAAAGGATAATAAATctttaatatcttttgatttgTATTTGTTACTTCGGCAGTCGCGACGGTATTCCATCCAACTGTTAACAATAGCTAAATCAAATAGATGTAGGATTACCTTCAATGTCCATTTGCGAGTTTTGAAGAAAGTTCTATAACACTCCATCATCTGATCGCAGAATCAACTCCACCCATCTTTTCGTTGTAAATTTTAATTACGTTTGGACATGGAACATCTACACGACTAGCACTAGCTTTATCCCATCGTTTGACTAAATGTGTGGGTTCTTGGCCAAAAGCCGTAGATGCCATTAAAACggatttattatctttccatatCTTCTGATCACTGCTAACAACCTGCTCAGAATCGCCTCTTTTCATCTGATTATCTATTTTAAATGTAAATCATTTAAAACGATTGTTCATAATAGTTCTTGTGCCATGTATTTGTAGCTCAGATAATTTGAGCAACAAAAGTATCGTCGAAAAATATCTGTCGAAGAATACAAAGCTATTAACCGGTAACGTTTCCACTAGCCTAAGGATGACTGGCGGTCCGAGTCCCAGTTCTTTATTTCTTAAATTGGTACTTGTTCCTTGATTATATTTCAAAATCTAGGACAGTACCATCACTTTttgataaaacaaaattttttaaacccACAGGTCTTggtttattttttacatattgcCGAAAAGCACATCGACCAAGAAACGAAATCATCTGTTCGTCTATTGAGAATGCAACTTCAGATTCTCTCTTTAATTCCCGACATCCGCTTCTGACTAAATCGATCATTGGCTGAACTCTCCACAGacgaatatttttttaatttcttttgttacCGTGCATACATCCACAATATGAAGATTGACTCTCAAGAAGTACAACCTATCTCTTGGAATTGCATCGGCAATTACAGGAAGTTTAAAGCGACTGCTCCAATATAAATGAATTCGAGGGAATTTCAAACAACCCACCACTGCATGgatcacaaaatttttttttatttcttcaggagTTACTTTGGGTTTAAGTTCCCTTCCgtgtttttgtaaataaaattgtgcAGTACGTTCTGCACACAGTTGAAAAAATgagtttcctaaatatttatCAAAGTAACACCATGGTGTTAAAACTTCAGTGGGATCTGGAAGTATTGTTTcgaatatattttcatttttaaatggatTAGTTCTACCCCAATTTAGCATTGATGATTTTTGGAGATTTTGTACAGTACTGGGAACTGCGGAATCATTTTCGTCTCCTCTTTCATCAGATTTATAACTTTCTTCAATCTCATCATCTTGTACAGACACATTCTCCTCTTCAGACGGTACCCAATCGTCATCATCATCTCCGAGTTCAATTTCCAAATCGGAATCAATTTCATCCAGCAGTTCGTAGATTTCATCTGGATGAGCAGCCAGTCTCGCCATGTCAACTTTTCTAGTTGTTCCTGAAAAAGAAACCCTTGTTACCAGTTTTGTTCACTgaatcattatttatttttttgcattGTTACACCATTTACTCCCGGCCCACATAAACGTGAAACACTTCAAAATTTACATTGACACCGCTCACTCCTTGCCCTCACAAACGTGTTGTTCTTCAAAACACGTTTGTGGATTTGTAACCTCAAATTAGTATTGAATGATTTTGTCTAAATAGGTAAATATACACAATTTGTGACGATTATCcaccaaaataaatattttaaaacaaataaaaatgtgtACTTACGTCTAGAAGCCATATTAACACACTTGACAAAAAGTCGTTACCATTCACTGAACAATATCATACGGATCTAAGCAAATTTCCGGTAATCTCCCGCGACAATATGATAGACACGTGCACCCACTATCGTGTCGTAGAGGAGCAACTGGTgcaaaatgatattttaaatctaatgtcACTTATAAATAAGACGCTCACAATTGTGAGTGTATGGAGCGTAAGGGCTATGAAAGATTATTATATCTGAATTAACTTTTTCAAAATTCGGACGATGATTGTAAGATTTATGTCTAAATAGAGTATCCGGGCGCGATGCTGAATATTCGCAAATTTCACAGTCATAGTTGACTTTGTTTTTTGCGTGTTTGTTTTTAACATGTTTCGATAAATTCGTTTTTAAAGAGAAAGAACCTGCAACataatttatcatttttaaattagTTATATAAAATCGCCGCTAAACATCGCCGTTTTAAAGCAAGTTGATTTCAGAACTAAGCAGTCTTAGAAACAGGAGCAGTCTGGAAAATTAATCTTCAGTGATTTTAACAGACACATTTTTGCATTGGCACCGGCTATAAACGCTTGTACTCTTGGCTCCGCACTGGCTGTCCCAAGACACAAGTCACTGTCTCGAGCCACACGAAGACAGCGGGAAGTGATGCGTACTAGAGATGGTCTTGCACAGTTTATCATAATATGTAACAGTTTACTTATTGCGCGGATTTACCCATTGCTCGCAATTTCCCCGTTTTTAAAAGCCACGAAAAGTTCACTAGGTTATAATGGGACTTAAGACGCCTCATAATAAATTAAGTTTAACGTATGTAAAATAGAGCCATTGAGTTTCTTCTGCTATATAAATAGTTCTACATCTTTCATTACGGCATCCACTTTGTGTTAttgtaaaatgcaaaaatttcaGTGACACCATTATCAATATGAATGTAGTCATGCATCGAAAAAATCATAATAACCACTTCATTTTTCTTAGGTATTCAggaaaaacaatgtttgttactTATATATTACCATATATTATGGTCCCGATCTGTCTAGTTTTagaagatagaaattctttttACGATACGTGAGCTTTATTGAGTGATACCAATTCTCGCCTGCAAATATAGGCTTACAAAGACGAACAACAGCTTGCGTTGGAATGgaaagctatttttcttctgtaGAGTTTCTTGTTTAGAGAATATGTGGTGGATGCAATCATCAACCAGGTATTGTCCGTTCAGGTCATATTTTAGCGGTTTGCTTGGTAAATACCAAAAATGACCAAAATACCTAAAAAATCTTGAATTTGAACTAACTCCTAAAGCGCCAAGCATTTCAAATTTGAAAACAGCAGTTGAATAGCAAAAGTCGCGGGAAACCATATGACTTAGTTATCTATATCCTATGCGTTTTTCATTGATCATCATCAATGTCGTTACAACTTTTCGTGAGTCTTTATCACGTTTACAATTCCCTTCCATTTTTGTCGGTCCTATGTCAACATTTCCTATTTTCTCCAGATCTTCTCTGAGTTCATCTTTTTTCTAAcccttattttatatttttttcatcatTGCTTGTCTTGAAATTAATTTTCTCTGAATTTTTCAAATTTGTGTATTGGACAACGATGTCTATTATATATTTAGAGGAAATTAGCCGCCGTATGGTTCGTCGGTTCAATGATTTGCAAAGCATTTTAGGTCCTCGTAACGTCAATATATCATGGACTGGTCCTCTTACATTTCGTGTTGGTTCAGTGGTTTGTTTTTTACATATTGTGACAGATCTTTTCAGTAGCACTAACCTGAAGCTAAGCTAGGTCACTCTCATGAGAGATACTAAGCTCGCTCACCGTTTCATGATCGTTTGTGATAGCACAAGTTAGGATCGGTAACTctatttttttgttctatttttgcaTTCCAGTCGCGCACTTCAAACACCAAGATTGAGCACGCCACGATACCCTCCTACATCTGAACAACGCACTCCATCTAATCAACAAATACGTCAGTTACGAAACACTTTATTTCTGCTAGAATTCACGGGACCCGCAACGCCGGTTAAGCTTTAATATCCCTCACGTGTTACTTTTCCATGTCAAAATGATAATGGAGTTGCGAGCCTCTGGTTTCTGTCATTTAAATATATAAGTTGTTAGAACCCAGATCTTCTCACATTGTGGTAAGAGAAAATATGAGATTCCAATATTACACGCAATTCTCTAGCTACCTTTTGACACCGTCAAACGAGCAATGATTTTCAAAACTTCTTTATTTCTGCTGTAGCTCCAAAGCATTTATCACTTATTCTTACAGCATACTTTAGTCTAATAAGCGAGAAAGGAATGCTATCAGAAATCTCACTTAATTCAGATATCCTCATAAAGTCAAATAAACATTAGGCTTGTATCTGATTTCTGATTAAATCTGTCCTAGGG includes these proteins:
- the LOC140432219 gene encoding alpha-endosulfine-like; the protein is MSDQEQSPVESTQPNQLTPQELEKQEEAKLKAKFNIPSGLGPGLKASGHSAFLQKRLSKGQKFFDSGDYQMAKQKFGNISNKAGLQLPGPTQFVGTGDAIPTPETVPIRKTSIVQPSKFNNIS